A window of the Gossypium arboreum isolate Shixiya-1 chromosome 2, ASM2569848v2, whole genome shotgun sequence genome harbors these coding sequences:
- the LOC108461225 gene encoding calcium-binding protein CBP-like: protein MSGGYPQHPPGYGYGSPPAQPYTAAPYTAGAPPPPQPYGTPYAAAPYGAPSAPYSAPPGEKPPKDKHQAHGVGGAPPVHSGSYPPAGGYASPFASLLPSAFPPGTDPNVVACFQMADQDGSGFIDDKELQRALSSYNQSFSLRTVRLLMYLFTNTNTRKIGPKEFTSVFYSLQNWRAIFERFDRDRSGKIDANELREALLSLGFSVSPVVLDLLVSKFDKTGGKNKAIEYDNFIECCLTVKGLTEKFKEKDAMYSGNATFTYEAFMLTVLPFLIA, encoded by the exons ATGTCCGGTGGATACCCTCAACACCCTCCCGGCTACGGTTACGGTTCCCCACCAGCTCAGCCTTACACAGCCGCTCCATACACAGCTGGAGCACCGCCGCCACCTCAACCGTACGGTACTCCATACGCCGCTGCACCATACGGCGCACCTTCTGCTCCCTACTCTGCCCCTCCAGGCGAGAAACCACCAAAGGACAAGCACCAAGCGCATGGCGTCGGTGGTGCTCCTCCAGTTCACAGCGGAAGCTATCCTCCCGCAGGAGGCTATGCGAGCCCGTTCGCATCTCTGTTGCCGTCGGCATTTCCACCGGGGACAGATCCTAACGTCGTTGCCTGCTTTCAAATGGCTGATCAAGATGGAAGTGGgtttattgatgataaagagttgcaaAGGGCACTTTCTTCGTATAACCAAAGCTTCAGTTTGAGAACTGTTCGTTTGCTCATGTATCTCTTCACTAATACTAACACCAGAAAGATCG GTCCGAAGGAGTTCACTTCAGTGTTCTATAGTCTTCAGAATTGGAGG GCCATCTTTGAGAGATTCGATAGGGACAGGAGTGGCAAAATAGATGCCAATGAACTGAGAGAAGCACTTTTGAGTCTCGGATTTTCAGTCTCTCCTGTTGTTTTGGATTTGCTTGTCTCAAAGTTTGATAAAACTGGAGGCAAAAACAAGGCCATTGAATATGACAACTTCATCGA GTGCTGCCTTACAGTTAAA GGACTAACTGAGAAATTCAAGGAGAAGGATGCCATGTACAGTGGTAATGCGACTTTTACATACGAAGCTTTTATGCTTACCGTTCTGCCATTCCTAATTGCATGA